In Synergistota bacterium, the genomic stretch CTCTTGTAATACCTCTTTTTATTGGAGTATTTAGAAAGGCTGAAGAATTAGCAATCGCTATGGAGTCTCGCTGTTATAGAGGAGGAGAGGGAAGGACAAGAATTAAAAAACTCCATCTTGCAGCAAGAGACTACGTAGCAATTATATTTATTTTTATCTTTCTATTTTTGAATATAACACTAAAATGGCTTTAAATAATCTTCTAATCTTATCTTATGATGGCACTCCCTTTTACGGATGGCAAAAACAGCCTAACCTTCCAACAATACAGGGAGAGTTAGAAAAGATTCTTTCAAAAATCTTCGATACCGAGATTAAAATTACTGGCGCAGGCAGAACAGATAAAGGAGTACATGCTTTGAGACAAGTTGCAAACTTCTTCTCTCCCACAGATTTTGATCCCTTAATTTTAAGAAAGGCGTTAAACTCACTTCTACCTGAAGAAATCAGGGTTATAAAGATAATTAAAGGTATATCTCCAAACTTTGACGCGAGAAAAAGTGCTATGTGGAGAGAGTATAAATATTTTATTTATAGAGGAGGAATAATGCTTCCTTTTTTAAACAGAT encodes the following:
- the truA gene encoding tRNA pseudouridine(38-40) synthase TruA: MALNNLLILSYDGTPFYGWQKQPNLPTIQGELEKILSKIFDTEIKITGAGRTDKGVHALRQVANFFSPTDFDPLILRKALNSLLPEEIRVIKIIKGISPNFDARKSAMWREYKYFIYRGGIMLPFLNRYCYHLKKSLNLPLIKKLSSLFVGTHDFSAFCDDEEENKSKIRTIYSFNLKEKGNFLIFTIRADSFLRHMVRIMLSTLIDIALGKKEEKTLERALSSGERKLTSAALPPQGLWLWKVGFKQEDIKK